From Brassica oleracea var. oleracea cultivar TO1000 chromosome C3, BOL, whole genome shotgun sequence, a single genomic window includes:
- the LOC106331924 gene encoding OPA3-like protein: protein MVLPLMKLGTLLVKTISKPLASQLKHQAKVHPRFRQSIINFAQRNHRVTTQIQRRIYGHATDVEIRPLNEEKAVQAAVDLIGELFIFAVGGGVVIFEVQRSSRSEARKEEARKQELEELRIKDEELEKKMAHLQSKLAEVEELAKARGLTGIFKVKQQPGTATKTQNPDAKSSESSSS from the exons ATGGTGCTGCCGTTGATGAAGCTGGGGACGCTACTGGTGAAAACGATAAGTAAGCCATTGGCAAGTCAGCTGAAGCACCAGGCCAAGGTTCATCCCAGGTTCCGCCAATCCATCATCAACTTCGCCCAG AGGAACCACAGGGTGACGACGCAGATACAGAGGAGGATATATGGGCACGCCACCGATGTTGAGATTCGTCCCTTGAACGAGGAAAAAGCTGTTCAAGCTGCTGTTGATCTCATCGGAGAGCTCTTCATCTTCGCC GTCGGTGGAGGCGTTGTTATCTTTGAGGTGCAGAGAAGTTCCCGTTCTGAAGCTAGAAAAGAGGAAGCCCGTAAGCAGGAACTTGAG GAGTTAAGAATAAAAGATGAAGAATTGGAAAAGAAAATGGCTCATCTCCAGAGCAAACTAGCGGAGGTTGAAGAGCTTGCTAAGGCACGGGGACTGACCGGTATTTTTAAGGTAAAACAGCAACCCGGTACTGCTACCAAGACGCAAAATCCAGACGCAAAATCCAGTGAATCATCATCATCTTAA
- the LOC106335654 gene encoding transcription factor VOZ1 isoform X2 — protein MTGKRSKTTCRSVSHKLFKDKAKNRVDDLQGMLLDLQFARRESSALDVTLLEEQVNLMLREWKSELNEPSPASSLQHGGGTLGSFSTDICRLLQLCDEEDDATNKLAAPKPEPTDQNLEPYGPLADHCKDPPLVVGNNLDGTAHLDYNLQQEFEPDFNGGFNDCPGYGVGGPLDISAFIPTICPPPSAFLGPKCALWDCPRPAQGLDWFQDYCSSFHAALAFNEGPPGMNPVVRPGGIGLKDGLLFATLSAKAGGKDVGIPECEGAATAKSPWNAPELFDLTVLESETLREWLFFDKPRRAFESGNRKQRSLPDYNGRGWHESRKQVMSEFGGLKRSYYMDPQPLHHFEWHLYEYEINECDACALYRLELKLVVDGKKNSKGKLSTESVADLQKQMRRLTAEFPQENNNNKRCIKGRTKVNTKVATGNVQNTVEQTNEHGVGEEFNYLVGNLTDYYVN, from the exons ATGACGGGGAAACGATCTAAGACTACTTGCAGATCTGTTTCTCACAAGCTGTTCAAGGATAAGGCCAAGAACCGTGTTGATGATCTGCAAGGCATGCTGTTGGATCTTCAGTTTGCAAGGAGAGAGAGCAGCGCTCTTGATGTGACACTGCTTGAGGAGCAAGTGAATCTGATGCTTCGTGAGTGGAAGTCAGAGCTCAACGAGCCGTCTCCAGCATCATCCTTGCAACAT GGTGGTGGTACTCTGGGGTCTTTCTCAACAGACATTTGTCGGCTGCTTCAGCTCTGTGATGAGGAAGATGATGCAACTAACAAATTAGCTGCGCCCAAGCCCGAGCCTACTGATCAGAATCTTGAACCATATGGTCCATTGGCTGATCATTGCAAAGATCCTCCCTTAGTAGTTGGCAACAACTTGGATGGAACAGCTCATCTGGATTACAATCTGCAACAAGAGTTTGAACCAGACTTCAATGGTGGTTTCAATGATTGTCCTGGTTATGGTGTAGGGGGTCCTTTGGATATATCTGCTTTCATCCCAACTATCTGTCCTCCACCCTCTGCGTTCTTGGGTCCAAAATGTGCTCTTTGGGACTGTCCCAGGCCTGCTCAAGGACTCGACTGGTTCCAGGATTACTGCAGCAGCTTCCACGCTGCACTGGCTTTCAATGAAGGTCCACCGGGTATGAATCCGGTTGTGCGTCCTGGAGGCATTGGTTTGAAAGATGGTCTGCTTTTTGCTACTCTCAGCGCAAAGGCTGGAGGGAAAGATGTCGGTATTCCTGAATGTGAAGGAGCTGCAACTGCTAAATCTCCATGGAATGCTCCTG AGCTCTTTGATCTCACGGTTCTAGAGAGTGAGACACTAAGGGAGTGGCTATTCTTTGACAAGCCAAGGAGGGCCTTTGAGAGCGGGAACAGGAAGCAACGATCTTTACCGGATTACAACGGCCGCGGCTGGCACGAGTCACGCAAACAGGTCATGAGCGAGTTTGGAGGGCTGAAGAGATCCTACTACATGGATCCACAGCCTCTTCACCATTTCGAATGGCATCTTTACGAGTACGAGATCAACGAGTGCGATGCTTGTGCCTTGTACAGGCTCGAGCTCAAGCTCGTTGTTGATGGGAAGAAGAACTCAAAGGGAAAATTATCAACCGAGTCAGTGGCTGATCTGCAGAAACAGATGAGAAGACTCACTGCTGAGTTCCCTCAAGAAAACAACAACAACAAACGCTGCATCAAAGGAAGGACTAAAGTGAACACAAAAGTGGCCACTGGAAATGTTCAGAACACAGTAGAGCAGACCAATGAGCATGGAGTAGGTGAAGAGTTTAACTATCTTGTCGGAAACCTAACTGACTATTATGTTAATTGA
- the LOC106332058 gene encoding uncharacterized protein LOC106332058: protein MSEKKSQIPDNSNNAASSSAKKPATEIGSNSSFSGQRMTYPNRPESVNPDQATLREQWKFAIRQYSKWYSHAWGTAILAGGVFFGLGWIIKGSNPLPSLQSGSKSPKPDEEK, encoded by the coding sequence ATGTCTGAGAAGAAGAGCCAAATCCCCGATAACAGCAACAACGCCGCTTCTTCGTCGGCGAAGAAACCGGCGACGGAGATCGGATCGAATTCGAGCTTCTCGGGTCAGAGGATGACGTATCCTAACCGGCCAGAGTCGGTGAACCCGGATCAGGCGACGCTGAGGGAGCAGTGGAAGTTCGCGATAAGGCAGTACAGCAAGTGGTACTCACACGCTTGGGGAACTGCGATACTCGCCGGCGGCGTCTTCTTCGGACTCGGTTGGATCATCAAAGGCTCTAATCCTCTTCCTTCACTTCAATCAGGTTCTAAGTCTCCTAAACCCGATGAAGAGAAATGA
- the LOC106331692 gene encoding snRNA-activating protein complex subunit, producing the protein MESESSEEEIATSGIPRGGPIYLPNMVGQVSTVPEFQSSYLSLLHDLETQLASSSSSSSSSHQYDLSTDALKIYTDEELTDMAMKEAFKEDNLSLQQDDDTLSLNEPQQSQIVSHPENPSAENERDTKRRRTVKTAAVKKTVKKTEVKRTVKKPEEPYIARVEQLAKLKQKQDEDKAHVRLHCFSETWEDVEDASTSLEGFENLQSLKSIDNYTLVKPSDIQGTVDTLFPEVILCVEIYNNRKSKAQEFLVLGRQMLTELKDKIHCVTDQVMEKAGKYDPSGYFLIEDIFHNDLRNRSATDYSKPILNWLWNSKDEALKKWEGIITGELQQKQRTALGVTKAMDLPRFGSAEMQSTRFCDLRFRLGASYLYCHQGDCKHMIVIRDMRLSHPEDVQNRAAYPRLIYQLKTRAQKCSVCKIYRASKVVLDDKWGNENQCYYCDICFGHLHNEGGPLYCDVPVFDYVYE; encoded by the exons ATGGAGAGCGAGAGCAGTGAAGAAGAGATTGCTACCTCAGGGATACCAAGAGGAGGCCCAATCTATCTTCCCAACATGGTGGGACAAGTTTCCACTGTGCCCGAGTTTCAATCTTCGTATCTCAGTCTCCTCCACGATTTGGAAACTCAATTAGCTTCCTCTTCCTCTTCCTCTTCCTCTTCTCACCAATATGATCTCTC AACTGATGCTCTCAAGATTTATACTGACGAGGAACTCACTGATATGGCCATGAAGGAAGCCTTTAAGGAAGATAACCTTTCTTTACAGCAAGATGATGATACTCTTTCCCTAAATGAGCCCCAACAATCTCAGATCGTTTCTCACCC TGAAAATCCATCAGCTGAGAACGAAAGAGATACGAAAAGAAGGCGTACGGTAAAGACGGCTGCAGTGAAGAAGACAGTTAAGAAGACTGAGGTGAAGAGAACAGTAAAGAAACCTGAG GAACCTTATATAGCCAGAGTAGAGCAGCTTGCTAAACTTAAACAAAAGCAGGATGAGGATAAAGCACATGTGAGGCTACACTGCTTCAG CGAAACTTGGGAAGATGTTGAAGATGCAAGTACATCTCTAGAAGGCTTTGAGAACTTGCAATCTCTAAAGTCCATTGATAACTATACG CTAGTGAAGCCATCAGACATCCAGGGGACAGTAGATACGCTATTTCCTGAAGTCATTCTGTGTGTTGAGATTTATAACAATCGCAAATCCAAG GCCCAAGAATTTTTGGTTCTGGGACGTCAAATGTTAACTGAATTAAAGGACAAGATACACTGTGTTACAGACCAGGTGATGGAAAAGGCTGGAAAGTATGATCCTTCTGGATACTTCCTCATTGAA GATATCTTTCACAACGATTTAAGGAACCGCTCGGCGACAGATTACAGCAAACCTATACTAAACTGGCTATGGAACTCTAAAGATGAAGCACTTAAAAAATGGGAAGGCATTATAACAGGAGAACTACAACAAAAGCAGAGAACGGCTCTAGGTGTAACGAAAGCCATGGATTTGCCTCGTTTTGGATCTGCAGAGATGCAGAGTACACGTTTTTGTGATTTAAGATTCAGACTCGGAGCTAGTTATCTTTACTGTCATCAGGGAGATTGCAAGCACATGATAGTGATAAGGGACATGAGGCTGAGTCATCCAGAGGATGTTCAGAACCGAGCTGCTTACCCGAGATTGATATATCAGTTGAAAACGAGGGCTCAGAAATGCAGCGTTTGCAAGATATACAGAGCTTCAAAGGTTGTGTTGGATGACAAGTGGGGAAATGAGAATCAATGCTATTACTGTGATATTTGTTTTGGCCATCTTCACAACGAGGGTGGTCCTCTGTATTGTGACGTCCCAGTCTTTGATTATGTGTATGAGTAG
- the LOC106335654 gene encoding transcription factor VOZ1 isoform X3, giving the protein MTGKRSKTTCRSVSHKLFKDKAKNRVDDLQGMLLDLQFARRESSALDVTLLEEQVNLMLREWKSELNEPSPASSLQHQGGGTLGSFSTDICRLLQLCDEEDDATNKLAAPKPEPTDQNLEPYGPLADHCKDPPLVVGNNLDGTAHLDYNLQQEFEPDFNGGFNDCPGYGVGGPLDISAFIPTICPPPSAFLGPKCALWDCPRPAQGLDWFQDYCSSFHAALAFNEGPPGMNPVVRPGGIGLKDGLLFATLSAKAGGKDVGIPECEGAATAKSPWNAPESETLREWLFFDKPRRAFESGNRKQRSLPDYNGRGWHESRKQVMSEFGGLKRSYYMDPQPLHHFEWHLYEYEINECDACALYRLELKLVVDGKKNSKGKLSTESVADLQKQMRRLTAEFPQENNNNKRCIKGRTKVNTKVATGNVQNTVEQTNEHGVGEEFNYLVGNLTDYYVN; this is encoded by the exons ATGACGGGGAAACGATCTAAGACTACTTGCAGATCTGTTTCTCACAAGCTGTTCAAGGATAAGGCCAAGAACCGTGTTGATGATCTGCAAGGCATGCTGTTGGATCTTCAGTTTGCAAGGAGAGAGAGCAGCGCTCTTGATGTGACACTGCTTGAGGAGCAAGTGAATCTGATGCTTCGTGAGTGGAAGTCAGAGCTCAACGAGCCGTCTCCAGCATCATCCTTGCAACAT CAGGGTGGTGGTACTCTGGGGTCTTTCTCAACAGACATTTGTCGGCTGCTTCAGCTCTGTGATGAGGAAGATGATGCAACTAACAAATTAGCTGCGCCCAAGCCCGAGCCTACTGATCAGAATCTTGAACCATATGGTCCATTGGCTGATCATTGCAAAGATCCTCCCTTAGTAGTTGGCAACAACTTGGATGGAACAGCTCATCTGGATTACAATCTGCAACAAGAGTTTGAACCAGACTTCAATGGTGGTTTCAATGATTGTCCTGGTTATGGTGTAGGGGGTCCTTTGGATATATCTGCTTTCATCCCAACTATCTGTCCTCCACCCTCTGCGTTCTTGGGTCCAAAATGTGCTCTTTGGGACTGTCCCAGGCCTGCTCAAGGACTCGACTGGTTCCAGGATTACTGCAGCAGCTTCCACGCTGCACTGGCTTTCAATGAAGGTCCACCGGGTATGAATCCGGTTGTGCGTCCTGGAGGCATTGGTTTGAAAGATGGTCTGCTTTTTGCTACTCTCAGCGCAAAGGCTGGAGGGAAAGATGTCGGTATTCCTGAATGTGAAGGAGCTGCAACTGCTAAATCTCCATGGAATGCTCCTG AGAGTGAGACACTAAGGGAGTGGCTATTCTTTGACAAGCCAAGGAGGGCCTTTGAGAGCGGGAACAGGAAGCAACGATCTTTACCGGATTACAACGGCCGCGGCTGGCACGAGTCACGCAAACAGGTCATGAGCGAGTTTGGAGGGCTGAAGAGATCCTACTACATGGATCCACAGCCTCTTCACCATTTCGAATGGCATCTTTACGAGTACGAGATCAACGAGTGCGATGCTTGTGCCTTGTACAGGCTCGAGCTCAAGCTCGTTGTTGATGGGAAGAAGAACTCAAAGGGAAAATTATCAACCGAGTCAGTGGCTGATCTGCAGAAACAGATGAGAAGACTCACTGCTGAGTTCCCTCAAGAAAACAACAACAACAAACGCTGCATCAAAGGAAGGACTAAAGTGAACACAAAAGTGGCCACTGGAAATGTTCAGAACACAGTAGAGCAGACCAATGAGCATGGAGTAGGTGAAGAGTTTAACTATCTTGTCGGAAACCTAACTGACTATTATGTTAATTGA
- the LOC106332057 gene encoding ras-related protein RABA1i: MGAYRAEDDYDYLFKVVLTGDSGVGKSNLLSRFTRNDFSNDSRATIGVEFATRSIQCDDKIVKAQIWDTAGQERYRAITSAYYRGAVGALLVYDVTRHVTFENVERWLKELRDHTDANIVIMLVGNKADLRHLRAISTEDAKGFAERENTFFMETSALEALNVENAFTEVLTEIYRVVSKKALEAGDDPTTALPKGQTINVGGRDDISAVKKPGCCSA, translated from the exons ATGGGAGCATATAGAGCAGAAGATGATTATGATTACCTCTTCAAAGTGGTCTTAACCGGAGACTCCGGCGTTGGAAAATCTAATCTGTTATCTCGTTTTACCAGAAATGACTTCAGCAACGACTCACGTGCCACCATCGGTGTTGAGTTCGCCACACGTAGCATCCAATGCGATGACAAGATCGTCAAGGCTCAAATATGGGATACCGCCGGTCAAGAAAG GTACCGAGCCATCACGAGCGCATATTACCGAGGAGCCGTGGGTGCGTTGCTCGTATACGACGTGACACGTCACGTGACGTTCGAGAACGTTGAGAGATGGCTAAAGGAGCTAAGAGACCACACCGACGCGAACATTGTGATCATGCTCGTTGGTAACAAAGCTGATCTTCGTCATCTTCGGGCCATCTCAACCGAAGATGCCAAGGGGTTTGCGGAGAGAGAGAATACATTTTTCATGGAGACTTCTGCGCTTGAAGCTCTGAACGTTGAGAATGCTTTCACCGAAGTTCTCACTGAGATTTACAGAGTGGTTAGCAAGAAAGCGCTTGAAGCTGGAGACGATCCAACCACTGCTTTGCCTAAAGGACAGACGATTAATGTCGGAGGCAGAGATGATATCTCAGCTGTTAAAAAACCTGGTTGCTGCTCTGCTTAG
- the LOC106335654 gene encoding transcription factor VOZ1 isoform X1, whose product MTGKRSKTTCRSVSHKLFKDKAKNRVDDLQGMLLDLQFARRESSALDVTLLEEQVNLMLREWKSELNEPSPASSLQHQGGGTLGSFSTDICRLLQLCDEEDDATNKLAAPKPEPTDQNLEPYGPLADHCKDPPLVVGNNLDGTAHLDYNLQQEFEPDFNGGFNDCPGYGVGGPLDISAFIPTICPPPSAFLGPKCALWDCPRPAQGLDWFQDYCSSFHAALAFNEGPPGMNPVVRPGGIGLKDGLLFATLSAKAGGKDVGIPECEGAATAKSPWNAPELFDLTVLESETLREWLFFDKPRRAFESGNRKQRSLPDYNGRGWHESRKQVMSEFGGLKRSYYMDPQPLHHFEWHLYEYEINECDACALYRLELKLVVDGKKNSKGKLSTESVADLQKQMRRLTAEFPQENNNNKRCIKGRTKVNTKVATGNVQNTVEQTNEHGVGEEFNYLVGNLTDYYVN is encoded by the exons ATGACGGGGAAACGATCTAAGACTACTTGCAGATCTGTTTCTCACAAGCTGTTCAAGGATAAGGCCAAGAACCGTGTTGATGATCTGCAAGGCATGCTGTTGGATCTTCAGTTTGCAAGGAGAGAGAGCAGCGCTCTTGATGTGACACTGCTTGAGGAGCAAGTGAATCTGATGCTTCGTGAGTGGAAGTCAGAGCTCAACGAGCCGTCTCCAGCATCATCCTTGCAACAT CAGGGTGGTGGTACTCTGGGGTCTTTCTCAACAGACATTTGTCGGCTGCTTCAGCTCTGTGATGAGGAAGATGATGCAACTAACAAATTAGCTGCGCCCAAGCCCGAGCCTACTGATCAGAATCTTGAACCATATGGTCCATTGGCTGATCATTGCAAAGATCCTCCCTTAGTAGTTGGCAACAACTTGGATGGAACAGCTCATCTGGATTACAATCTGCAACAAGAGTTTGAACCAGACTTCAATGGTGGTTTCAATGATTGTCCTGGTTATGGTGTAGGGGGTCCTTTGGATATATCTGCTTTCATCCCAACTATCTGTCCTCCACCCTCTGCGTTCTTGGGTCCAAAATGTGCTCTTTGGGACTGTCCCAGGCCTGCTCAAGGACTCGACTGGTTCCAGGATTACTGCAGCAGCTTCCACGCTGCACTGGCTTTCAATGAAGGTCCACCGGGTATGAATCCGGTTGTGCGTCCTGGAGGCATTGGTTTGAAAGATGGTCTGCTTTTTGCTACTCTCAGCGCAAAGGCTGGAGGGAAAGATGTCGGTATTCCTGAATGTGAAGGAGCTGCAACTGCTAAATCTCCATGGAATGCTCCTG AGCTCTTTGATCTCACGGTTCTAGAGAGTGAGACACTAAGGGAGTGGCTATTCTTTGACAAGCCAAGGAGGGCCTTTGAGAGCGGGAACAGGAAGCAACGATCTTTACCGGATTACAACGGCCGCGGCTGGCACGAGTCACGCAAACAGGTCATGAGCGAGTTTGGAGGGCTGAAGAGATCCTACTACATGGATCCACAGCCTCTTCACCATTTCGAATGGCATCTTTACGAGTACGAGATCAACGAGTGCGATGCTTGTGCCTTGTACAGGCTCGAGCTCAAGCTCGTTGTTGATGGGAAGAAGAACTCAAAGGGAAAATTATCAACCGAGTCAGTGGCTGATCTGCAGAAACAGATGAGAAGACTCACTGCTGAGTTCCCTCAAGAAAACAACAACAACAAACGCTGCATCAAAGGAAGGACTAAAGTGAACACAAAAGTGGCCACTGGAAATGTTCAGAACACAGTAGAGCAGACCAATGAGCATGGAGTAGGTGAAGAGTTTAACTATCTTGTCGGAAACCTAACTGACTATTATGTTAATTGA
- the LOC106335653 gene encoding uncharacterized protein LOC106335653: MASATTSSPSLLFPSRNFASFPSFPLHRSSVSFIRCISKNPSPSATTSEEDILRFVANSDGKALPCVRTYENDSARLSLVGTVAFDQALTAAAADGGEAADEHLRENVPVMVVETVFPGGSDPKATVSTRLFLPTKKVKERAKRLRRSLSEDLSTGDLSKNILAMTFRQVVLRHLWNFQLVLFGPGAEREMGDYQNPREVSTSFTVSSSDERVISVIAEVICISALQNTEKHFLDDYMGKAKFPFFKWLTKHRKIASRDSSVVLHKVFDDELNENANQLLEYFQSSKENFKVSDARQRSRWWNLSASSKLEKIGGAGFSSWASEYLPAYRLEIDSNILGDVKLEGWRKSSENKWEVLLTHSQMVGLAEALDIYFEDIYSLPRKQLPCDAFGNYANLPSEKRGLSLLKMISVTVASGILLLAVSAAAQFSIPQKSERKYPGKRQDISWSESELLSHQSSDTSELESFCGLVVNKLKDAYSWVGEITVESSIGAWIGEVPDYLKETSRAKATEDNVGTGSSLLEKLNEDAKASAQEIATYQVVLSSEGKIIGFQPTSRVAVNHWSANPLAKELYRGRKLSPGLIERGLKSGRPPTKVVVLELLMSVNSDRPFALVRPLLPQ, from the exons ATGGCTTCCGCTACTACTTCTTCTCCTTCTCTTCTCTTCCCTTCTCGAAATTTCGCATCTTTTCCATCATTCCCCCTCCATAGAAGCTCCGTCTCCTTCATTCGCTGTATCTCCAAGAACCCTTCTCCGTCCGCCACCACCAGCGAGGAGGACATTCTCCGTTTCGTGGCGAACTCCGACGGAAAGGCACTTCCATGCGTGCGGACCTACGAGAACGATTCAGCTCGGCTGAGCCTCGTCGGTACAGTAGCTTTCGACCAGGCTTTAACCGCGGCTGCAGCCGACGGTGGCGAAGCAGCCGATGAGCACCTTCGTGAAAACGTCCCCGTCATGGTGGTTGAGACTGTTTTCCCCGGAGGATCCGACCCGAAGGCTACTGTCTCAACCCGATTG TTCTTGCCTACAAAGAAAGTTAAAGAGCGAGCTAAAAGGCTGAGGAGATCTCTCTCCGAGGATCTTTCCACCGGAGATTTGTCAAAAAACATACTTGCGATGACTTTCAGGCAAGTGGTTCTCCGACATTTGTGGAACTTTCAGCTTGTTTTGTTTGGACCTGGAGCTGAAAGAGAAATGGGAGATTACCAAAACCCTCGTGAGGTTTCGACGTCCTTCACTGTTAGCTCATCAGATGAACGGGTTATATCTGTTATTGCAGAAGTTATATGCATCTCCGCTCTCCAAAACACAGAGAAGCATTTCCTCGATGATTATATGGGGAAAGCTAAGTTTCCCTTTTTCAAGTGGTTAACGAAACACAGGAAGATTGCTTCAAGAGACTCCTCGGTTGTACTGCATAAGGTTTTCGATGATGAGCTAAACGAGAATGCAAACCAATTGCTCGAGTATTTTCAATCGAGCAAGGAAAACTTCAAAGTTTCGGACGCAAGGCAAAGAAGTCGGTGGTGGAACTTGTCTGCTAGTTCTAAGTTGGAAAAAATTGGTGGCGCTGGGTTTAGTAGTTGGGCAAGTGAGTATCTCCCTGCTTATCGATTAGAGATTGATAGTAATATACTTGGGGATGTAAAGCTTGAAGGCTGGAGAAAGTCTAGTGAGAATAAATGGGAGGTTCTTCTAACCCACTCCCAAATG GTTGGATTGGCTGAAGCGTTGGATATTTACTTTGAAGATATATACTCACTTCCCAGGAAACAGCTACCATGTGATGCTTTTGGAAACTATGCAAACTTACCCAGTGAAAAG AGAGGATTGTCTTTGTTGAAAATGATATCTGTCACCGTGGCCAGTGGAATTCTTCTCCTTGCCGTGAGTGCTGCGGCTCAATTCTCTATCCCTCAGAAAAGCGAGAGAAAGTATCCTGGAAAACGCCAAGATATTTCATGGTCAGAGAGTGAACTGTTATCTCATCAATCTTCAGATACCTCCGAG TTGGAGTCATTCTGTGGATTAGTCGTCAACAAGCTTAAGGATGCATACTCTTGGGTAGGAGAGATAACCGTAGAAAGCAGCATAGGGGCTTGGATTGGAGAAGTACCTGATTACTTAAAAGAAACTAGCAGAGCTAAAGCCACTGAAGATAACGTTGGTACAGGCTCTTCTCTTCTGGAGAAACTCAATGAAGATGCAAAAGCATCTGCGCAAGAAATCGCTACTTACCAG GTAGTGTTATCATCCGAGGGTAAGATTATAGGGTTCCAACCGACTAGCCGTGTGGCTGTGAACCACTGGTCTGCTAATCCTTTAGCTAAAGAACTTTACAGGGGAAGAAAACTCTCACCTG GGCTTATCGAGCGTGGTCTCAAGAGTGGACGACCTCCGACAAAAGTAGTTGTGTTGGAATTGTTAATGTCTGTGAATTCAGATCGTCCTTTTGCATTGGTCAGACCATTACTGCCACAATAA